In Luteitalea sp., the genomic window AGGGTGAGCAGTTCGTTCGGGGTCTCACCACCGACGGTCAGATCTTCGATTTCGCTCGGAACAACGTCGTGCTCCGCGGTGAGCGCGGTTTCACAGGCGACTACCGCCGAAGTGAGATTGCAGGCGTGAACTTCAGCCCCGACGGAGAATGGCTCTTCTTCAACATTCAAACACCCGGCATTAGCATCGCTGTCACCGGACCGTGGACGCATGGAGCGCTGTAAGGCTGATAGCGACCATGCTACCGGTTGCCTACGTGGGGCAGCTGACGATGCGCGATCCGTGCCGGACGTCGGTGGGAACGTTCAGGGTAGCGGCTTGACCATGATGTTCTTGTAGAACACCTTGCTCTGCGGATCGTGGCCTTGCAGCGCGAACGTGCCTCGCGACAATCTGCTACCGGCCTCCTTGGATGGCGTATCGCTGGACTCTGGCTCGGTGTAATCGGTCACGTCCTTCCCATTCACCTTCACCAACACACGCGTGCCCTGAACGATGATGTGCTGCGTGAACCACTCGTCGTCTTTCGCCGGCGCCTCGTAGTTGTCCTGGATGTTGTACAGGCTGCCGGTGCGCTTCGGATCCGTGTGACTGTTGTTGACCTGAATCTCGAAGCCGGCTTTCGGCCAGCCCTCGTCTTGGTAGGCCGTATGGAAGTACATCCCAGAGTTCGAGCCGGGCGTGGTCATGACGTCGGCCTTGAATTCGAAGTTCTCGAAGTCGTGTTCCTGTACGGGTCCCACGTAGAAGAGGTGCGCGCGCGGGCCATCGACGACGATGGCGCCGTCCTCGACCGTGAAGGTCTCCGCGTTCTCGCCGGCCTTCCAGCCCTCGAGCGTCTTGCCGTCGAACAGCGGTATCCAGCCCTCATCATCCGCCTGCTGCGTCGACGCCGCCAAGCCTGCGAGAGCCACGAATGAAGCAAGACAGAGTGTGGTGACAATCTTCTTCATGCTGCACAGTCTACTCGTTCTTGCGGGCCGCGCAAGGGTTCCGGAGGGGAGCGTACATCCCGACGGGCGTTTCCGCATAGAATCGACGACGGCACGGAGGCGTCGATGGCGCCACGGCCGCGAGCGGTCCAGCGATGAGGTTCATACATGTCCCGATCCAGGCGTCAGTTTCTAGCGGCAGCCGGTTGCGTGAGCGCTGCCGCGGCGTTCACTACGCCTCCAGCAGCCCACGCTGCGCCCGCGCAAGCCTCCGGCCGGCGCGTGAAGCTTGCGCTGTCTACCTATTCGTATTGGCACTTCCGCACCGAGAAGGTGCCGATTGAGACGGTCATCGACAAGGCGGCTGACTTCGGCGTCGAAGGGGTGGACGTGCTGCATCGCCAGATGTCCGGGGAAGATTCCGCGTATCTCAACAAGTTGAAGCGACACGCGTTTGTCAATGGTGTCGCGCTGGTCAGCCTGTCGATTCACCAGGACTTCGTCGATCCAGATCCGGCGGCGCGGCAGAAGGACATCGATCACACGATCAAGTGCATCGAGATGTGCGGGCAGATGGGTATTCCATGTATGCGGTTGAACACGGGCCGCTGGAACACCATCGAGTCGTTCGACGATCTGATGAAGGCACGTGGCATCGAGCCGGTGCTGCCCGGCCACACGGAAGACGAAGGCTTCAAGTGGTGCATCGATAGCATCGAGAAGGTGCTGCCGAAGGCGGAGGAGTGTGGCGTGTTGCTGGCGCTCGAGAATCATTGGGGCCTCGCCCGCACACCGGAAGGGCAATTGCGTATCCTCGATGCCATCGAGTCGCCGTGGCTCGGCGCATTGATGGATACGGGCAACTTTCTAGAGGACCCGTACGAGAAGCTGAAGATGATCGCACCGAGGACTGTCTTTGTTCAGGCGAAGACCTACGACGGCGGCGGCGAATGGTACTCGCTCGATCTCGACTACGACCGGATCGCGCAGATCCTCGCCGAGGTCAACTACGCTGGGTACATCGCGCTCGAGTTCGAAGGCAAGGAGGACCCGGATGCCGCGGTTCCGCGGAGCCTCGAACGGCTGCGAAGCGCCTTCGGCCTCTCCTCGTCGTCAGCTCGCGCATGAATCGCCTGACTTGACTTGTCTCGCCGAAGCGGCGAAGCCGCGAAGGCGGAAGGTCGCGCCTACAGGCACGTTTGTACAGTGGTGACGCTGGTAGATCGGATCGTCGCGGCCGCGAAACGTATTCAGCCGCACACACGGGAAACCCGGCTGGAGCGCAGTGACGTTCTCGCACCGAGCGTCGCATCTGACGTGTGTTTGAAGTGCGAGAACTTGCAGCACACCGGCTCCTTCAAGCTACGCGGGGCGCTCAACAAGACTCTGCTTCTGTCACCGGAGACACTCGCCCGCGGCGTGGTGGCTGCTTCCACCGGCAATCATGGTCGCGGTGTGGCGCATGCGCTTGCAGCGGTCGGTGGACGCGGAACGATCTACCTGCCGACCACCGCGCCCGGCAGTAAAGTGGAGGCGCTGCGGCAGTATGCGAGCATCAACCTCGAGTTCCACGGCACCGACAGCTCCGTGACCGAAGCCCACGCACGCGAGGTTGCCGAGCGCAGCGGCCGCGTCTACATCTCGCCGTACAACGACCTCGACGTCATTGCTGGCCAAGGAACGGTCGGTGTCGAGATCTGGCGCCAGTGTTCCATGGTCGAGGCTCTGTTTGTCGCGGTGGGCGGCGGAGGGCTCGTCACGGGTGTTGCCTCTTATCTCAAAGCTCAGGACCCTTCAGTTCGGATCATCGGCTGTTGGCCGGAGCACGCACCGGCGCTACATGCGGCGCTCACGCTCGGGCGCATCGTCGAGATCCCGGAGCGACCGACCTTGTCGGACGCCACGGCCGGAGGTCTCGAGCCAGGAGCGGTGACGTTCGATCTCGCGCGCGAGCTCATCGACGACCATGTGCTGGTGAGCGAAGACGAGATCGCAGCGGCCATTCGCCTGGTGCACGCCGAGCACGACATGGTGATCGAAGGCGCCGCTGGCGTCGCGGTCGCCGGATACCGCAAGGCCGCTGCGCGGTACTCCGGGCAGCGAAGCGCGATCATCCTCTGTGGCGGCAACATCGCGCGAAGCACGCTCACATCATTGCTCTCTGCATAACTCACAAACGGGATTCATCTGCGGAAAATGCGCATCACACTCGATCATCTCACCTTTCCCATCGTGCAGATCTCACTCGACGTGACATCCATCGACGAGGCACTGGAAACGGCGGCGCTG contains:
- a CDS encoding DUF1080 domain-containing protein, with the translated sequence MKKIVTTLCLASFVALAGLAASTQQADDEGWIPLFDGKTLEGWKAGENAETFTVEDGAIVVDGPRAHLFYVGPVQEHDFENFEFKADVMTTPGSNSGMYFHTAYQDEGWPKAGFEIQVNNSHTDPKRTGSLYNIQDNYEAPAKDDEWFTQHIIVQGTRVLVKVNGKDVTDYTEPESSDTPSKEAGSRLSRGTFALQGHDPQSKVFYKNIMVKPLP
- a CDS encoding TIM barrel protein, which translates into the protein MSRSRRQFLAAAGCVSAAAAFTTPPAAHAAPAQASGRRVKLALSTYSYWHFRTEKVPIETVIDKAADFGVEGVDVLHRQMSGEDSAYLNKLKRHAFVNGVALVSLSIHQDFVDPDPAARQKDIDHTIKCIEMCGQMGIPCMRLNTGRWNTIESFDDLMKARGIEPVLPGHTEDEGFKWCIDSIEKVLPKAEECGVLLALENHWGLARTPEGQLRILDAIESPWLGALMDTGNFLEDPYEKLKMIAPRTVFVQAKTYDGGGEWYSLDLDYDRIAQILAEVNYAGYIALEFEGKEDPDAAVPRSLERLRSAFGLSSSSARA
- a CDS encoding threonine/serine dehydratase — its product is MVTLVDRIVAAAKRIQPHTRETRLERSDVLAPSVASDVCLKCENLQHTGSFKLRGALNKTLLLSPETLARGVVAASTGNHGRGVAHALAAVGGRGTIYLPTTAPGSKVEALRQYASINLEFHGTDSSVTEAHAREVAERSGRVYISPYNDLDVIAGQGTVGVEIWRQCSMVEALFVAVGGGGLVTGVASYLKAQDPSVRIIGCWPEHAPALHAALTLGRIVEIPERPTLSDATAGGLEPGAVTFDLARELIDDHVLVSEDEIAAAIRLVHAEHDMVIEGAAGVAVAGYRKAAARYSGQRSAIILCGGNIARSTLTSLLSA